One Campylobacter lari DNA segment encodes these proteins:
- the pglB gene encoding undecaprenyl-diphosphooligosaccharide--protein glycotransferase produces MKLQQNFTDNNSIKYTCILILIAFAFSVLCRLYWVAWASEFYEFFFNDQLMITTNDGYAFAEGARDMIAGFHQPNDLSYFGSSLSTLTYWLYSILPFSFESIILYMSTFFASLIVVPIILIAREYKLTTYGFIAALLGSIANSYYNRTMSGYYDTDMLVLVLPMLILLTFIRLTINKDIFTLLLSPVFIMIYLWWYPSSYSLNFAMIGLFGLYTLVFHRKEKIFYLAIALMIIALSMLAWQYKLALIVLLFAIFAFKEEKINFYMIWALIFISILILHLSGGLDPVLYQLKFYVFKASDVQNLKDAAFVYFNVNETIMEVNTIDPEVFMQRISSSVLVFILSFIGFILLCKDHKSMLLALPMLALGFMALRAGLRFTIYAVPVMALGFGYFLYTFFNFLEKKQIKLSLRNKNILLILIAFFSISPALMHIYYYKSSTVFTSYEASILNDLKNKAQREDYVVAWWDYGYPIRYYSDVKTLIDGGKHLGKDNFFSSFVLSKEQIPAANMARLSVEYTEKSFKENYPDVLKAMVKDYNQTSAKDFLESLNDKDFKFDTNKTRDVYIYMPYRMLRIMPVVAQFANTNPDNGEQEKSLFFSQANAIAQDKTTGSVMLDNGVEIINDFRALKVEGASIPLKAFVDIESITNGKFYYNEIDSKAQIYLLFLREYKSFVILDESLYNSAYIQMFLLNQYDQDLFEQVTNDARAKIYRLKR; encoded by the coding sequence ATGAAACTGCAACAAAATTTCACTGATAATAATTCTATAAAATATACCTGTATTTTAATCCTTATAGCTTTTGCTTTTAGTGTTTTGTGTAGGTTATACTGGGTGGCTTGGGCAAGTGAGTTTTATGAGTTTTTCTTTAATGATCAACTCATGATTACCACTAACGATGGCTATGCTTTTGCAGAAGGTGCAAGGGATATGATAGCAGGTTTTCATCAACCTAATGACTTGTCTTATTTTGGAAGCTCACTTTCTACTTTGACTTACTGGCTTTATAGTATTTTGCCTTTTAGCTTTGAAAGTATTATTTTATATATGAGTACTTTTTTTGCTTCTTTAATTGTTGTGCCTATTATATTAATCGCAAGAGAGTATAAACTCACTACTTATGGCTTTATAGCAGCCTTACTTGGAAGCATTGCAAATAGTTATTATAACCGCACTATGAGTGGATATTATGATACAGATATGCTAGTGTTAGTTTTACCAATGCTTATTTTACTTACTTTTATACGCTTAACTATTAATAAAGACATTTTCACCCTACTTTTAAGTCCGGTTTTTATCATGATTTATTTGTGGTGGTATCCATCAAGTTATTCTTTAAATTTTGCCATGATAGGACTTTTTGGACTTTATACTTTAGTATTTCATAGAAAAGAAAAGATTTTTTATCTAGCTATTGCTTTGATGATCATAGCTTTAAGTATGCTAGCATGGCAATATAAACTTGCTTTGATTGTATTATTATTTGCTATTTTTGCTTTTAAAGAAGAAAAAATTAATTTTTATATGATTTGGGCTTTGATTTTTATTAGCATTTTGATTTTACATTTAAGCGGTGGCTTAGATCCTGTTTTATATCAACTTAAATTTTATGTTTTTAAAGCTTCAGATGTGCAAAATTTAAAAGATGCTGCCTTTGTGTATTTTAATGTCAATGAAACCATTATGGAAGTAAATACTATCGATCCTGAAGTATTTATGCAAAGGATTAGCTCTAGTGTTTTAGTATTTATCCTTTCTTTTATAGGTTTTATCTTACTTTGTAAAGATCATAAAAGCATGCTTTTAGCTCTACCTATGCTTGCACTAGGTTTTATGGCTTTAAGAGCTGGACTTAGATTTACCATTTATGCAGTTCCTGTGATGGCTTTGGGTTTTGGGTATTTTTTATATACTTTTTTTAATTTTTTAGAAAAAAAACAAATCAAACTTAGTTTAAGAAATAAAAATATCTTACTCATACTCATTGCATTTTTTAGTATAAGCCCTGCTTTGATGCATATTTATTATTATAAATCCTCTACTGTTTTTACTTCTTATGAAGCTAGTATTTTAAATGATTTAAAAAATAAAGCTCAAAGAGAAGATTATGTCGTTGCTTGGTGGGATTATGGTTATCCAATACGCTATTATAGCGATGTAAAAACCTTAATCGATGGTGGAAAACACCTAGGAAAAGATAATTTTTTCTCATCTTTTGTCTTAAGTAAAGAGCAAATTCCAGCAGCTAACATGGCAAGACTTAGCGTAGAATACACTGAAAAATCTTTCAAAGAAAACTATCCTGATGTTTTAAAAGCCATGGTTAAAGATTATAACCAAACAAGTGCTAAAGATTTTTTAGAAAGTTTAAATGATAAAGATTTTAAATTTGATACGAATAAAACTAGAGATGTATATATTTATATGCCTTATAGAATGTTGCGTATCATGCCTGTGGTGGCACAATTTGCAAATACAAATCCTGACAATGGAGAGCAAGAAAAAAGTTTATTTTTCTCTCAAGCTAATGCCATAGCTCAAGATAAAACCACAGGTTCTGTTATGCTTGATAATGGAGTAGAAATTATTAATGATTTTAGAGCCTTAAAAGTAGAAGGTGCAAGCATACCTTTAAAAGCTTTTGTGGATATAGAATCCATCACTAATGGCAAATTTTATTACAATGAAATTGATTCAAAAGCTCAAATTTATTTGCTCTTTTTAAGAGAATACAAAAGCTTTGTGATTTTAGATGAAAGTCTTTATAATAGTGCTTATATACAAATGTTTTTATTAAATCAATATGATCAAGATTTATTTGAGCAAGTCACTAATGATGCAAGAGCAAAAATTTATAGGCTAAAAAGATGA
- the pglA gene encoding N,N'-diacetylbacillosaminyl-diphospho-undecaprenol alpha-1,3-N-acetylgalactosaminyltransferase → MKIGILTHSAMSVYYFRLALIRALEKNNHEVIIITPKDDFAIKLQELGYKVCFYDLARSSVNPLVVFKNLLSLKNTLKSLNLDLLQTSAHKSNTTGIIAAKMAGIKYTFGLVEGLGSFYIDDDFKSKLVRMSINLLYKISFKLANGFIFVNESNALFMKNLGLKEEKIKIIKSVGLNLKQFLPLKINTEEKQAFLKEHNMPDKPIVLMISRALWHKGIKEFYEASQILKDKANFVLVGGRDDNKSCAPLEFLNSSDVFYLGARSDIAHLLNLCDIFVLPSYKEGYPRTVLEAQACKKACVVSDAEGCIEAVDNAIDGLICKCKDSKDLAEKIAVLLEDEKLKNTLAQNAFLRAQNYDENIIALKYLDFYRGFANV, encoded by the coding sequence ATGAAAATAGGAATTTTAACCCATAGCGCAATGAGTGTGTATTATTTTCGTCTTGCACTCATTAGGGCTTTAGAAAAAAACAATCATGAAGTTATAATCATCACTCCAAAAGATGATTTTGCTATTAAATTACAAGAGCTAGGCTATAAGGTTTGCTTTTATGATTTAGCCAGATCAAGCGTTAATCCTTTAGTCGTTTTTAAAAATCTACTTAGTTTAAAAAATACACTCAAAAGTTTAAATTTAGATCTTTTACAAACAAGCGCCCACAAAAGCAATACAACAGGTATCATAGCAGCTAAAATGGCGGGTATTAAATATACTTTTGGTTTGGTTGAGGGCTTAGGAAGTTTTTATATAGATGATGATTTTAAAAGCAAATTAGTAAGAATGAGCATTAATTTACTTTATAAAATTTCTTTTAAACTTGCTAATGGTTTTATTTTTGTCAATGAAAGCAATGCTTTATTTATGAAAAATTTAGGCTTAAAAGAAGAAAAAATCAAAATCATCAAATCCGTAGGACTAAATTTAAAACAATTTTTACCTTTAAAAATTAACACAGAAGAAAAACAAGCTTTTTTAAAAGAGCATAATATGCCTGATAAACCTATAGTTTTAATGATCTCAAGAGCACTTTGGCATAAAGGTATTAAAGAATTTTATGAGGCAAGCCAAATTTTAAAAGATAAGGCAAATTTTGTTTTGGTAGGCGGAAGAGATGATAATAAATCTTGCGCACCATTAGAATTTTTAAACTCAAGTGATGTTTTTTATCTTGGTGCAAGAAGTGACATTGCACATTTATTAAACCTGTGTGATATTTTTGTTTTACCAAGTTATAAAGAAGGCTATCCAAGAACGGTTTTAGAAGCACAAGCTTGTAAAAAAGCATGTGTGGTAAGTGATGCCGAAGGTTGCATTGAGGCAGTGGATAATGCCATAGATGGTTTAATTTGCAAATGCAAAGATAGTAAAGATTTAGCTGAAAAAATCGCAGTTTTATTAGAAGATGAAAAACTAAAAAATACTTTAGCGCAAAATGCTTTTCTTAGAGCACAAAATTATGATGAAAATATCATAGCTTTGAAATATCTTGACTTTTATAGGGGTTTTGCAAATGTATAA
- the pglJ gene encoding N-acetylgalactosamine-N,N'-diacetylbacillosaminyl-diphospho-undecaprenol 4-alpha-N-acetylgalactosaminyltransferase, giving the protein MKKLAIFIYSLGSGGAERVVSTLLPVLNLKYEVHLILMNDKISYDIPEVNIHYLEKSNPSESNLAKFLKLPLLAMKYKKLCEDLKINLQFVLLNRPNYIALMAKSLGLKSTLIINECTTPSVIYKHNNLNSFINKFLIKKLYNKADLILANSIGNKEDLIQNFNIEAKKCDILYNAIDLESIIEKSKEEINFKDPFILSVGRLDHGKNHAMLIRAYAKVKTDLKLVILGEGILKDELLALIETLNLKNKVFLLGFDKNPYKYMSKCDFFAFASSFEGFSNVLIECLACNTAVLCTDHKSGARELFLDDEFGLLVKVDDEKAMQEGLEKMCNDEALKASYRQKAFMRAKEFDKISIAKQLFEFFNKA; this is encoded by the coding sequence ATGAAAAAACTAGCAATTTTTATTTATTCTTTAGGAAGTGGTGGTGCTGAAAGGGTTGTATCTACTCTATTGCCTGTGTTAAATTTAAAATATGAAGTACATTTGATTTTAATGAATGATAAAATATCATATGATATTCCTGAGGTCAATATCCACTACCTTGAAAAATCAAATCCAAGCGAAAGTAACTTAGCTAAATTTTTAAAACTACCCTTGCTAGCTATGAAATACAAAAAGCTTTGTGAAGATTTAAAAATCAATTTGCAATTTGTATTACTAAATAGACCTAATTATATTGCGTTAATGGCAAAATCTCTAGGACTTAAATCAACCCTTATTATCAATGAATGCACTACTCCAAGTGTGATTTACAAGCATAATAATCTAAATTCTTTTATCAATAAATTTCTTATTAAAAAACTTTACAATAAAGCAGATTTAATCTTGGCAAATTCCATAGGAAACAAAGAAGATTTAATACAAAATTTCAACATAGAAGCAAAAAAATGTGATATTTTATACAATGCCATAGATTTAGAAAGTATTATAGAAAAATCTAAAGAAGAAATAAACTTTAAAGATCCTTTTATACTAAGCGTTGGCAGGCTTGATCATGGTAAAAATCATGCTATGCTTATAAGAGCTTATGCAAAAGTTAAAACTGATTTAAAATTAGTCATTTTAGGCGAGGGCATTTTAAAAGATGAGCTTTTAGCTTTAATAGAAACTTTAAATTTAAAAAACAAAGTCTTTTTACTAGGTTTTGATAAAAATCCTTATAAATACATGAGCAAATGTGACTTTTTTGCTTTTGCTTCAAGTTTTGAAGGCTTTTCTAATGTTTTAATCGAATGCCTAGCTTGTAATACTGCCGTGCTTTGCACTGATCATAAAAGTGGCGCAAGGGAGTTATTTTTAGATGATGAGTTTGGACTTTTAGTAAAAGTAGATGATGAAAAAGCCATGCAAGAAGGCTTAGAAAAAATGTGCAATGATGAAGCATTAAAAGCTTCATATAGACAAAAGGCTTTTATGCGTGCAAAAGAATTTGATAAAATTAGCATAGCAAAGCAATTATTTGAATTTTTCAACAAGGCATAA
- the pglH gene encoding GalNAc-alpha-(1->4)-GalNAc-alpha-(1->3)-diNAcBac-PP-undecaprenol alpha-1,4-N-acetyl-D-galactosaminyltransferase — MKITFIIATLNSGGAERVLVTLANELCKNHEINIIKFHKEDSFYKLDPKIKLFTLEQFDFSTLYNKIASRIKKFNALKQALKEHKSDVFISFLDTTNIACIWANKGSNTPLIISEHSSHTYLKSKIWKFLRRISFPYANALTVLSNDDKSYYENFVKKVVNMPNPCHFNLTEEKLEKENNVIFVGRLDHNKNASMFLKAIARLDINLQNQYRFFIAGDGELRQDLEQEAKNLNIKVNFLGKVENMQELYEKAKIICLCSFIEGLPTVLLESLYYQVARISTKYTSGHKDLINDGKDGFLVDLDDEKALSEKLALLMQDENLRKTLALNAQQRCKDYEVANVAQKWLDLIKEVRV, encoded by the coding sequence ATGAAAATCACTTTCATTATAGCTACTTTAAATTCAGGTGGCGCTGAAAGGGTTTTGGTTACTTTGGCTAATGAACTTTGTAAAAACCATGAAATAAATATTATCAAATTTCATAAAGAAGACTCATTTTATAAGCTTGATCCAAAAATCAAACTTTTTACTCTAGAACAGTTTGATTTTTCTACGCTTTATAACAAAATAGCTTCACGTATTAAAAAATTCAATGCCTTAAAACAAGCACTCAAAGAGCATAAGAGTGATGTTTTTATCTCATTTTTAGACACTACCAATATCGCTTGTATTTGGGCGAATAAAGGCTCAAACACACCTTTAATCATCAGCGAACATAGCTCTCATACTTATTTAAAATCCAAAATTTGGAAATTTTTACGTCGTATTAGCTTTCCATATGCAAATGCTTTAACCGTGCTAAGTAATGATGATAAAAGCTATTATGAAAACTTTGTCAAAAAAGTTGTCAATATGCCAAATCCTTGCCATTTTAACCTCACAGAAGAAAAGCTAGAAAAAGAAAACAATGTCATCTTTGTAGGCAGGCTTGATCATAATAAAAATGCTTCTATGTTTTTAAAAGCCATAGCAAGGCTAGACATCAATCTACAAAATCAATATCGTTTTTTTATAGCAGGCGATGGAGAATTAAGACAAGATTTAGAACAAGAAGCTAAGAATTTAAATATTAAAGTTAATTTTTTAGGTAAAGTTGAAAATATGCAAGAACTTTATGAAAAAGCAAAAATAATCTGCCTTTGCTCTTTCATAGAAGGCTTACCAACAGTTTTACTTGAAAGTTTATATTATCAAGTAGCGCGCATTAGCACTAAATATACAAGTGGCCATAAAGATTTAATTAATGATGGAAAAGATGGATTTTTAGTAGATTTAGATGATGAAAAGGCTTTAAGCGAAAAACTCGCCCTTTTAATGCAAGATGAAAATTTAAGAAAAACACTAGCGCTTAATGCACAGCAGCGATGTAAAGATTATGAAGTGGCCAATGTAGCACAAAAATGGCTTGATTTGATCAAAGAAGTAAGGGTTTAA